From Phragmites australis chromosome 5, lpPhrAust1.1, whole genome shotgun sequence, a single genomic window includes:
- the LOC133919343 gene encoding casein kinase 1-like: protein MEHVIGGKFKLGRKIGSGSFGELYLGVNIQSGEEVAIKLESVKSRHPQLHYESKLYMLLQGGTGIPHLKWFGVEGEYNVMVIDLLGPSLEDLFNYCNRKFSLKTVLMLADQMITRVEYMHTRGFLHRDIKPDNFLMGLGRKASQVYVIDYGLAKKYRDLQTHKHIPYRENKNLTGTARYASVNTHLGVEQSRRDDLESLGYVLMYFLRGSLPWQGLKAGTKKQKYDKISEKKMLTPVEVLCKSYPSEFISYFHYCRSLRFEDKPDYTYLKKNFRDLFIREGYQLDYVFDWTVSRQVVDNNRSRLSGRTGGLAGPSADWAAARQDVPDRLSTPVDPFARRTGSGSGHYGEHTKHRILLDSLLSTKPVVDSDRRRNSSSRNGSTSRKALLSSSRQGSGDPSDPNRSSHLVPTSSGSSRPSTNQRLHQSTGLEGRTSSLSKPGRIVHDDPTMRTFERLTISADRRK from the exons ATGGAGCACGTGATCGGAGGGAAGTTTAAGCTGGGGAGGAAGATTGGGAGCGGATCTTTCGGGGAGCTCTATCTCG GCGTGAACATACAGAGCGGCGAGGAGGTGGCTATCAAGTTG GAATCTGTCAAATCAAGGCATCCTCAGCTTCATTATGAGTCAAAACTATACATGCTTCTCCAAGGGGGAA CTGGGATTCCCCATCTCAAGTGGTTTGGAGTGGAAGGGGAGTACAACGTCATGGTCATTGATCTTCTTGGTCCAAGTTTGGAGGACTTGTTCAACTACTGCAACAGAAAGTTCTCTCTTAAAACAGTACTTATGCTTGCCGATCAGATG ATAACCAGGGTAGAGTACATGCACACGAGGGGGTTTCTTCATCGTGATATCAAACCAGACAACTTCCTTATGGGCTTAGGCCGTAAAGCAAGCCAG GTTTATGTCATTGATTATGGCCTTGCAAAGAAGTACCGAGACCTCCAAACTCATAAGCACATACCATACAG GGAGAACAAAAATCTCACAGGAACAGCACGGTATGCTAGTGTAAACACCCATCTTGGGGTAG AGCAAAGCAGGAGAGATGACCTAGAGTCTCTCGGTTATGTGCTGATGTATTTTTTAAGAGGAAG CCTTCCTTGGCAAGGCCTGAAAGCTGGCACGAAAAAACAGAAGTATGATAAAATTAGTGAGAAGAAAATGCTAACTCCAgttgag GTCCTCTGTAAATCTTATCCATCAGAGTTCATTTCATACTTCCATTATTGCCGATCTTTGCGATTTGAAGATAAACCAGACTATACCTATTTGAAGAAGAACTTCCGGGATTTATTCATCCGTGAAG GTTACCAGCTTGATTATGTATTTGATTGGACCGTATCAAGGCAAGTTGTGGACAATAACAGATCACGG CTGAGTGGGAGGACAGGCGGGTTGGCGGGACCATCTGCAGACTGGGCTGCAG CAAGACAGGATGTTCCGGATAGATTATCCACTCCAGTTGATCCATTTGCTAGAAGAACCGGCTCTGGTTCTGGCCATTATGGAGAACACACAAAGCACAGAATTCTATTGGATTCACTTTTGTCAACCAAGCCG GTTGTTGATTCAGATAGAAGAAGGAATTCATCATCTAGGAATGGGAGCACGTCAAGGAAGGCCCTTCTGTCAAGCAGCAGACAAGGTTCTGGGGATCCCAGTGACCCAAATCGCAGTAGCCACCTAGTCCCGACCAGCAGTGGCAGCAGCCGCCCATCAACTAATCAGAGGCTTCACCAGTCAACTGGACTTGAGGGCAGAACCTCATCATTGTCGAAACCTGGAAGAATCGTCCATGATGATCCCACTATGAGGACCTTTGAACGCCTTACTATTAGCGCAGATAGGAGGAAGTGA
- the LOC133919342 gene encoding long-chain-alcohol oxidase FAO2-like yields the protein MGEGEEQPRTRQGHPLLRGGGKRERYTHGFSVSQMAALTALCGALVPSLPPDTGVNGHRLRQQREDAGGRGGGGSPAPGKKAAAVEEFLLASAGDPPVPDEVAELMSRMCLPEALALVRTMLWILSTRLGTLALCGTRCLSWRFPFVRRFDELPLDAREGALRRWSRQTLLPPLRMFFLVAKVFCLYVFYSWTDENSENPHWRAIGYSPPADEAPAAEPERPKKRPLDDGVVETINETDASLPASLAGRGLAVTEDAARNVCRVECDVVVVGSGCGGGVAAAVLAGAGHKVVVIEKGSYFTSRDYSGVEGPSMSQLYEAGGFISTLSGSALILAGSTVGGGSAVNWSACIKTPDDVRGEWAGEHGLPLFVSPEYVAAMDMVFERLGVTDGCTEEGLQNKVLRKGCEKVGYKVESVSRNSSEGHYCGSCGYGCRTGDKRGTDTTWLVDAVSRGAVILTGCKAENLLLERSGNGGNSAGRAKRCVGVVAKSSNTAITRMLEVRARATVSACGSLLTPVLLRGSGLSNPHIGKNLHLHPTALVWGYFPDTMPDLKGKMYEGGIITSLHKVEGPPGAPTRAILETPAMGVAAAGTQFPWVSGRDMKERMLRYGRTVHLFSLVRDRGSGTVHGERRIAYRLDATDRENMREGLRRALRVLAAAGAAEIGTHRSDGQRFACKGATEAMLEEFLDGVDVVRGPQSKAEAWSLCCTAHQMGSCRMGATAADGAVDARGESWEAERLYVCDGSVLPSAVGVNPMVTIQSVAYCLATHIAESLRRDLASAKSYW from the exons ATGGGCGAGGGCGAGGAGCAGCCGCGGACAAGGCAAGGCCACCCTCTCTTGAGAGGAGGTGGAAAGAGAGAGCGGTACACCCATGGCTTCTCGGTGTCCCAGATGGCGGCGCTCACCGCCCTGTGCGGCGCGCTGGTGCCGTCCCTGCCGCCGGACACGGGGGTCAACGGCCACCGCCTGCGTCAGCAGCGGGAGGacgccggcggccgcggcggagggGGCTCCCCGGCGCCCGGCAAgaaggccgccgccgtcgaggaGTTCCTCCTCGCATCCGCCGGCGACCCGCCCGTCCCGGATGAGGTCGCGGAGCTGATGTCGCGGATGTGCCTGCCCGAGGCGCTGGCGCTAGTGCGCACGATGCTGTGGATCCTGAGCACGCGGCTCGGCACGCTGGCTCTTTGCGGGACTCGGTGCCTGTCGTGGCGGTTCCCGTTCGTGCGCCGGTTCGACGAGCTGCCCCTGGACGCGCGGGAGGGCGCGCTCCGGCGGTGGAGCCGCCAGACCCTGCTCCCGCCGCTGCGCATGTTCTTCCTCGTCGCCAAGGTCTTCTGCCTCTACGTCTTCTACTCCTGG ACCGATGAGAACTCGGAGAACCCGCACTGGCGTGCGATCGGGTACAGCCCGCCGGCCGACGAGGCGCCGGCGGCGGAACCTGAGCGTCCCAAGAAGCGGCCTCTCGACGACGGCGTCGTGGAGACGATCAATGAAACCGACGCGTCCCTCCCGGCGTCCCTCGCGGGGAGAGGCCTCGCGGTGACCGAGGACGCGGCGCGGAACGTGTGCAGGGTCGAGTGCGACGTCGTCGTCGTGGGCTCGGGCTGCGGTGGGGGCGTGGCCGCCGCGGTGCTCGCGGGGGCGGGGCACAAGGTGGTCGTCATCGAGAAAGGGAGCTACTTCACGTCGCGGGACTACTCGGGCGTCGAGGGCCCTTCGATGAGCCAGCTCTACGAGGCCGGTGGGTTCATCAGCACGCTCAGCGGCAGCGCGCTGATCCTGGCCGGATCGACGGTCGGCGGCGGCTCGGCTGTCAACTGGTCGGCCTGCATCAAGACCCCCGACGACGTGCGTGGGGAGTGGGCGGGCGAACACGGGCTCCCGCTTTTCGTCAGCCCCGAGTACGTCGCCGCCATGGACATGGTGTTCGAGCGGCTCGGCGTCACGGACGGGTGCACGGAGGAGGGGCTCCAGAACAAGGTCCTCCGCAAGGGGTGCGAGAAGGTCGGGTATAAGGTGGAGTCAGTGTCGAGGAACTCGTCGGAGGGCCACTACTGCGGCAGCTGCGGGTACGGCTGCCGCACCGGCGACAAGCGCGGCACGGACACGACGTGGCTGGTCGACGCGGTGAGCCGCGGCGCGGTGATCCTGACGGGGTGCAAGGCGGAGAATCTGCTGCTCGAACGTAGCGGCAACGGCGGCAATTCGGCCGGCAGGGCGAAGCGCTGCGTCGGCGTGGTGGCGAAGAGCTCCAACACGGCGATCACGAGGATGCTGGAGGTGCGCGCCAGGGCCACCGTCTCGGCGTGCGGCTCGCTCCTGACGCCGGTGCTGCTGCGCGGGAGCGGGCTCAGCAACCCGCACATCGGCAAGaacctccacctccacccgACGGCCCTGGTCTGGGGCTACTTCCCGGACACCATGCCGGACCTCAAGGGCAAGATGTACGAGGGCGGCATCATCACGTCCCTGCACAAGGTGGAAGGACCGCCGGGTGCGCCGACCCGTGCCATCCTCGAGACGCCGGCGATGGGCGTGGCCGCCGCGGGGACGCAGTTCCCCTGGGTCTCCGGGCGCGACATGAAGGAGCGGATGCTCAGGTACGGCCGCACGGTGCACCTCTTCTCCCTGGTCAGGGATCGCGGGTCCGGCACGGTGCACGGAGAGCGTCGGATCGCGTACCGCCTGGACGCGACGGACAGGGAGAACATGCGCGAGGGCCTGCGCCGCGCGCTGCGCGTCCTGGCCGCGGCGGGCGCAGCGGAGATCGGCACGCATCGGAGCGACGGGCAGAGGTTCGCGTGCAAGGGCGCCACGGAGGCCATGCTGGAGGAATTCCTTGACGGCGTCGACGTGGTGCGCGGGCCCCAATCGAAGGCCGAGGCGTGGAGCCTGTGCTGCACGGCGCACCAGATGGGCAGCTGCCGGATGGGCGCCACGGCGGCGGACGGCGCCGTGGACGCGCGCGGCGAGAGCTGGGAGGCCGAGCGGCTGTACGTGTGCGATGGCAGCGTCCTGCCCAGCGCGGTGGGCGTCAACCCCATGGTCACCATACAATCCGTCGCCTACTGCCTCGCCACCCACATCGCCGAGTCGCTCCGGCGCGACCTGGCCTCTGCAAAGAGCTATTGGTaa
- the LOC133919341 gene encoding succinate--CoA ligase [ADP-forming] subunit beta, mitochondrial-like yields the protein MVRGSLGKLASRAVSVAGRWQHQQLRRLNIHEYQGAELMGKYGINVPRGAAAGSVQEVQDTLKNVFPSEKEIVVKSQILAGGRGLGTFKSGLKGGVHIVKAEEAEGIASKMLGQILVTKQTGPEGKIVSKVYLCEKLSLTNEMYFAITLDRKTAGPLIIACSKGGTSIEDLAEKYPDMIIKVPIDVFKGITDEDAAKVVDGLALKAADRQSSIEQIKKLYELFCKCDCTMLEINPLAETADNKLVAADAKLNFDDNAAFRQKEIFALRDTTQEDPREVAAAKADLNYIGLDGEIGCMVNGAGLAMATMDIIKLHGGTPANFLDVGGSASEGQVVEAFKILTSDDRVKAIMVNIFGGIMKCDVIASGIVNAAKQVDLKVPVVVRLEGTNVDQGKRILKESGMTLITAEDLDDAAEKAVKASVK from the exons ATGGTTCGCGGGTCGCTCGGGAAGCTGGCGTCGCGCGCCGTCTCCGTCGCCGGGAGATGGCAGCACCAGCAGCTCCGCCGCCTCAACATCCACGAGTACCAG GGCGCGGAGTTGATGGGGAAGTACGGGATCAACGTGCCCAGGGGCGCGGCGGCTGGGTCCGTGCAGGAGGTCCAGGACACCTTGAAGAACGTATTTCCCAGCGAGAAAGAG ATAGTTGTTAAGAGTCAAATCCTTGCCGGTGGCCGAGGACTGGGAACTTTCAAAAGTGGACTGAAAGGTGGTGTTCATATTGTTAAGGCTGAGGAAGCTGAAGGAATCGCAA GTAAAATGCTAGGCCAGATTCTTGTAACAAAACAAACTGGTCCAGAGGGGAAGATTGTGAGCAAG GTCTACTTGTGTGAGAAACTGTCACTTACTAATGAGATGTACTTTGCCATTACCCTTGATAGGAAAACTGCTGGTCCG CTCATAATTGCTTGCAGCAAGGGAGGAACCAGTATTGAAGATCTTGCAGAGAAGTATCCTGATATGATTATTAAG GTTCCTATTGATGTATTCAAGGGAATCACAGATGAGGATGCAGCTAAAGTTGTTGATGGTCTGGCCCTAAAGGCAGCAGACAGGCAGTCTTCTATAGAACAGATTAAGAAGTTGTACGAACTTTTCTGCAAGTGTGATTGCACAATGCTGGAG ATAAACCCTCTTGCGGAGACAGCGGACAACAAGCTTGTTGCTGCTGATGCAAAGTTGAACTTTGATGATAATGCTGCATTTAGGCAGAAAGAAATCTTTGCGCTGCGTGATACAACACAGGAAGACCCCAGGGAG GTTGCTGCTGCCAAAGCAGATTTGAACTATATTGGTCTTGATGGAGAGATTGGTTGCATGGTGAACGGGGCAGGATTGGCTATGGCTACAATGGACATTATCAAGTTACATGGTGGTACACCTGCCAATTTTCTTGATGTTGGTGGAAGTGCATCAGAGGGGCAG GTTGTGGAAGCATTCAAGATACTGACTTCAGATGATAGAGTGAAGGCAATTATGGTGAACATTTTTGGGGGCATCATGAAATGTGATGTGATAGCAAGTGGGATTGTAAATGCTGCTAAACAG GTTGACCTGAAGGTTCCTGTTGTTGTTCGGTTAGAAGGCACCAATGTAGACCAAGGAAAGAGGATTCTTAAG GAAAGTGGAATGACACTGATCACTGCGGAGGATCTTGATGACGCTGCAGAAAAAGCTGTAAAAGCATCTGTCAAATAA